The segment TGACCCGATTGCGCTCGTCTGTTCACCTTTGAGATTTGCGACATTGATTTTACTACCGGGAGCCGTGAGAGACAGCGATCGCCGACCTCCCAAACTCGTTTCAATTCCATCATTGCGCTTCAAGAGTCGAGGATGCGTATCGCCAATATTGGAAAAATCGATCTTGGTATATTCTTCTCCGACTCGGCGGGTGAATGAAACAGTCATGCCATTAAAGTTATCCGTCGGAATCGGAATTCCCCCTTTGCCCTGATTTCCTGCCACAATAAACAGCGAATTATGGGTCTGTGAGAGCCAATCAATACATTGAGTTAAGAGCGCATTGCCGTCTAATCGCGCATTCGGGCGTGGGTCTTGCTGGAGTGCTTCTCCAAAACTGAAATTAACGGCACGGACATCCCCCCCATTCTGTAAAGCAATATGTTGAGCAGACAGACATTCCTCTGATTGTCCGCTGCGCTGTGGAGTGGCGGCAGCAGAAGAAAAGAGTCGCGCATTGGGAGCGACTCCTAAAACAGCCTTGCTATTTCCAACCATGACACTCGCAACTTGGGCGGCATGTGTATCTAAATTGGTGTTCGTCTTCGCGGGTTGATTGCGGAAAAAAGTGCGAGATAAATCAATTACTTGGTTATTCGCCCCTGCTTTATCGATGCCGAATTGCGGCGGACGACCGATTTCGACTTGTCCGATCGCGATTTTCTTTCCCGTCAAGCCATAAGGAGATTGCTGCAATCGGAGTGCGTCAATTCCTTCTTTCCCGATCGAGCTTTCCGAAACAGGCGTTGCCTGTGCCGCGATCGCGATCAAAACTCCGCCGAATCCAACCATCCACTTCATCTTTCAACCCTAATAAGTATTTATTCCTAAAAATTTGTGCAAACCCTGACCAAATTCTGAGAGAAAACCTTCACAATTTGTTAAACTGATCACACATTCTCAAGCTTTTCAAGGGGAACCAACCGTCATGTCCAATAAACCGATCGTAGTTGCACCATCGATTCTCTCTGCTGATTTTAGTCGGTTGGGCGATGAGATTCGCGCCGTTGACGCAGCCGGAGCCGATTGGATTCACGTTGATGTCATGGACGGACGTTTTGTCCCGAACATCACGATCGGTCCCTTGATCGTGGAAGCAATTCGCCCCGTGACTCAGAAGCCGCTCGATGTTCACTTGATGATTGTAGAGCCTGAAAAGTACGTCGGCGATTTTGCAAAAGCAGGTGCGGATCACATTTATGTTCACGCTGAGCACAACGCTTCGCCTCACTTGCACCGCACGCTCGGACAGATCAAGGAATATGGCAAAAAAGCGGGTGTTGTTCTGAACCCGGGTAGCCCCTTGGAGCTAATTGACTATGTGTTGGAACTGTGTGACCTCGTGTTGATCATGAGTGTCAACCCAGGATTTGGCGGTCAGAGCTTTATTCCTGGCGTATTGCCGAAAATTCGCAAATTGCGTCAGATGTGTGATGAGCGCGGACTCGATCCCTGGATCGAAGTCGATGGCGGTCTGAAAGGCAACAACACCTGGCAAGTGATCGAAGCAGGTGCAAATGCGATCGTTGCTGGTTCAGCCGTATTTAATGCCCCCGATTACGCAGCCGCGATCGAAGGCATCCGCAACAGCAAGCGCCCAACGCCTGAACTCGCAAAAGTCTAATCGTCTGAAGGAATAAGAAAAAGCCGATCGCATTGTGCGATCGGCTTTTTTTTAGGACTGATAGGAAGATAGGGAACAGTTGCTGTCTGAGTTCTCCCCACTCCCCACAACAAATTCGCTCAACGACTAGGCAGCCTCAACCAAACTAGCCAAATTACAACACCGCAACAACTCCGCGCTTTCCGGTATCAAATAGTCCTGCAACTTATAAACCTCTTGCAGCACTGCCAACTCCCGCGCGTATTCTCGTTGAACCGTTGCGATCGTCGATTCGTAGCCAATCCGTTCCGTTCTCAACAAATGCAGCGCCATGTTGATATTCGAGAGTGGATTCCGAAGTTCTTGGTAGAAATGATTGAGCAATCCGTCACGCGCCCCTGTGTCACTCGCCGAATCAGGAACTGCCTGATCCACAGGTTCTAAAGTCGCGTCAGCCTTCTGAGGTTGCGAGACTTCAGAGACCTGGCGATATCGCTCTGCCAAAGCCGCATACTTCGCCAAGCGCCCCGTCACAGCACCAAGCAAATCTGTTGCTGTACAAGGCTTTGTCAAATAATCATCCGCGCCTAGCTCCATCCCTTGACGCTGATCGGCTTTTGTTCCGCGAGCGGTCAGAAAAATGAACGGAATCCCTGCCGTATTCGGTGACTTGCGGAGTTGTGAGAGAACTGAGAAACCATCGAGATCGGGCATCGTCACATCACACAAAATCAAATCTGGATGATGTTCTTGAGCCAGTTGCACCCCGACGTTACCGTTTTCTCCCCCAATCCCATGAAATCCTTCGGCTTCCAGCAAATCTAAAATCGATTCCCGAACCGTCTGTTCGTCTTCAATAACGAGGATTGTTTTCATGCTTGGACTGTCTGTTTAACGGTAGCGTGACTGTAAACAGAGTTCCCTGATTCTCTTCGCTTTCTACAGTAATCGTTCCACCGTGTAGATCGACGCACTGTTTGACGATCGACAATCCTAAGCCCGTTCCTGGAATCGATCGCGCATTGCTCGCCCGATAAAATGACTGAAACAAGTCAGCTTGATCCCCACTGGGAATGCCAATTCCATAATCCTGAACCCAGAAAATTGCCGTTTGATGGTTCAAGCTCAGTTTAAATTCAACAATTTCTCCTTTTGGAGAATATTTCACCGCGTTCGAGAGCAAATTGGTCAAAATGTGGCGCAGTAAGCGATCGTCTACACAAAATAACGAATCGCTCGGCTCAGAGGATCGGTGTGAGAACTGAATCGATCGCTTTTCCTCGATATGAAACTCGTCTACTAATTCCTGGCAAAACTGAACTAAATTGATCGGTTGCGGAGAGAATTGCAGCTTTCCAGATTCGGTTTCGCCGACAGTCAGCACATTCGATAAAAGCTGATTCATGCGTTTGACCGACCCTTGAATGCGTTCGAGGTAGGTCTCTTTTTTTTGGTCGCTAAGTTGAGTTCCGTAGCGTTGAAGTAACTCAGTTGAAAACAGAATCGTATTTAACGGATTGCGAAATTCATGGGAAACCACTGAAACAAATCGAGACTTGAGTTCGCTCATTTCTCGCTCCTTTTCCAGGGCGGCTCGAACCGCTGTTTCAGCTTTATGTCGCGAGAGCGCAATCTCGATCGTGGTGACTAACTCTCGATCTTCAAAGGGCTTCAAGATATAACCAAAGGGTTGAGACTGTTTCGCGCGAGATAGCGTATTTTCGTCTGCATGAGCGGTTAAAAACACGACAGGGAGCCGCCACTTTTGGCGAATTTGTTCAGCCGTTTCAACCCCATCCATTTCGCCATGTAAGCGAATATCCATCAGCACAAGATCGGGTTGAAAATTTGCCGTATCATCTAGAGCCTCTTCTGAAGTCGCCGCGATCGACACCACTTGATACCCTGCTGATTGCAAACTCGTTTGAATATCCAGCGCAATAATACTCTCATCTTCTACAATTAACACCCTAGCAGTAGACATATCTAAACCCTGATCTTCTGTTCCATAAAGCACATCGTATACTGAACGCCCGAATTGCTTGTGAGGTCTATCTCCCCTCGAAGCTGTCGAATGAGAGAGCAGACAAGCTGCAAACCAAGCGATTTTGTATTACGGAAATCGAGGTCTGAAGGAAATCCTCGACCATTGTCACCGACGATAAGTTGATATCGGAGTGATTCGTGGGCATCAACTTCTTGCGCCTGAAGTTTGATATAGATCTCGCCAGGCTCACCAACTGGGAATGCATATTTCAGAGCATTGGAAACCAGCTCATTGATAATCAAACCGCAGGGAATCGCGGTATCGATACTTAGCCTGACATCCTGGACATCTAACCGGAGTTGAATGGCACGCGAATGTGCGGAATAAGACCGAAATAGAGCCGTCACCAGACTTTGAATATACTCTGAAAAATTAGTTTTCGCTAGATCTTCAGATTGATAAAGTTTTTCGTGAATCAGCGCCATTGCGCTCACCCGATTTTGGCTTTCCTTAAAGACTTCGACAATGCGTTTATCGTCAATGTAGCCTGCTTGTAACTTGAGTAAACTTGACACAACTTGCAGGTTATTTTTGACTCGATGATGAATTTCTTTCAGCATCACTTCTTTTTCTTGCAGCGATGCCCGAATTTGTTCTTCTGCCCGTTTGCGATCGCTAATATCCACGACCGACCCAATCACTTCGACCGATTGATCACTGAGTAATTTCATATCGTCTCGGAGCCAGCGATAAGACCCATCTTGATGCAAGAAACGATACTCGCACGTGGCTCCACCCGTTTCTGTGAGTCGATCGAGATGTTCTAAAACGTTAGGCAAGTCTTCAGGATGAATATGATCAATCCAAAAATGTGGATCTTTGAGATATTGCCAGATCTCATACCCCAATTGCCGCGTGATATTCTCACTCACGAAGGTACAAGCTCGATTCCGTTTCGGCTGGCAGGTATAGATCACAGAAGGACTTGAAGACAGTAGATACTTTAATCTTGCTTGAGTCGCGAGTAATGCTCTTTCTGACCATTTGCGATCGGTAATATCTCGCTGTAGCGCGACAAAGTGAGTCAAAGTCCCACGCGCATCTGAAATCGGCACAATGTTTAAATCTGCCCAGTATTCTGAACCATCTTTGCGATAGTTCATGATCTCAACTTGAATTGCTCTACCTTCGTGCATTGCTTCGCGAATTCGTGCCAATTGCGCCCGATCTGTTCGCTCTCCTTGCAGAATATGTGGCGTTTTTCCAATCACTTCTTCGGGGGTGTAGCCGGTTGATTCGATAAACGCTTCGTTGACATAGCTAATCTTGGGTTCATCAACGTCGGCATTTGTAATAATGACGGCATCATTGCCATTGATCACAACCGACTTAAATAACTTCAAGCGCTCTTCAGCTTTTTGGCGTTCTTCCTGGGCGCGGATTTTTTGCAGCACGATCGACAAATAATTCGATACTTCTGTCAGCGTCTGTGCTTCACAGAAAGACCATTGTTTTGGATAGGCAGCATTGAGTGACAAAATGGCAATCTGATCGGCGGTATGCTGCACTGCAATCATAGCGATCGCGCGTGTTCTGCGCTTGAGCATCTCAGTGGACATAGATGCAAGGGCAGGCTCTTGCAGTACATCTTCGATCAGCACCGGATTCCGTTCGGCAACCAGTGCTAAGTATTGAGGTGTGAGATAAAGTCCTTCT is part of the Leptolyngbya boryana PCC 6306 genome and harbors:
- a CDS encoding PAS domain S-box protein, producing the protein MHQIDAPPTLTQLRDLLNRSDTNLAEPSTIELLHSTFTQLESTIVALQQELRQERAARQQAEAALQNATQRNDSTGLKHSLELTQAVLESITDGLLAIDCDGKILSLNQKFRQQWGLLDHPMQNDRDSVKASCELLVNPEALDQQIEAEYADFEIENRAVIQFKDGRFLERFSKPLRLNQITIGRVISTRDITEQYCAQLALTESERLLRTVVTNTPTILYAIDQHGVYTLAEGKGLDAINLKSSDLVGKSIYEFYREFPNIIQDIDHVLSGEEHRSVLDFGGVTFDNRATPLYNAQHQVVGMIGVATDVTAQRQAERALYRAKQDLEVRVAARTAELQASNINLQREINQRRRIEQSLLEKQNCLELLNRLSQGTTAGLSVEALIKLAIDETAQLFPEVRVLYGVIESRQIKVLHSAQRDEMPALTGILEGLYLTPQYLALVAERNPVLIEDVLQEPALASMSTEMLKRRTRAIAMIAVQHTADQIAILSLNAAYPKQWSFCEAQTLTEVSNYLSIVLQKIRAQEERQKAEERLKLFKSVVINGNDAVIITNADVDEPKISYVNEAFIESTGYTPEEVIGKTPHILQGERTDRAQLARIREAMHEGRAIQVEIMNYRKDGSEYWADLNIVPISDARGTLTHFVALQRDITDRKWSERALLATQARLKYLLSSSPSVIYTCQPKRNRACTFVSENITRQLGYEIWQYLKDPHFWIDHIHPEDLPNVLEHLDRLTETGGATCEYRFLHQDGSYRWLRDDMKLLSDQSVEVIGSVVDISDRKRAEEQIRASLQEKEVMLKEIHHRVKNNLQVVSSLLKLQAGYIDDKRIVEVFKESQNRVSAMALIHEKLYQSEDLAKTNFSEYIQSLVTALFRSYSAHSRAIQLRLDVQDVRLSIDTAIPCGLIINELVSNALKYAFPVGEPGEIYIKLQAQEVDAHESLRYQLIVGDNGRGFPSDLDFRNTKSLGLQLVCSLIRQLRGEIDLTSNSGVQYTMCFMEQKIRV
- the rpe gene encoding ribulose-phosphate 3-epimerase, with product MSNKPIVVAPSILSADFSRLGDEIRAVDAAGADWIHVDVMDGRFVPNITIGPLIVEAIRPVTQKPLDVHLMIVEPEKYVGDFAKAGADHIYVHAEHNASPHLHRTLGQIKEYGKKAGVVLNPGSPLELIDYVLELCDLVLIMSVNPGFGGQSFIPGVLPKIRKLRQMCDERGLDPWIEVDGGLKGNNTWQVIEAGANAIVAGSAVFNAPDYAAAIEGIRNSKRPTPELAKV
- a CDS encoding response regulator transcription factor — encoded protein: MKTILVIEDEQTVRESILDLLEAEGFHGIGGENGNVGVQLAQEHHPDLILCDVTMPDLDGFSVLSQLRKSPNTAGIPFIFLTARGTKADQRQGMELGADDYLTKPCTATDLLGAVTGRLAKYAALAERYRQVSEVSQPQKADATLEPVDQAVPDSASDTGARDGLLNHFYQELRNPLSNINMALHLLRTERIGYESTIATVQREYARELAVLQEVYKLQDYLIPESAELLRCCNLASLVEAA
- a CDS encoding S8 family serine peptidase, which codes for MKWMVGFGGVLIAIAAQATPVSESSIGKEGIDALRLQQSPYGLTGKKIAIGQVEIGRPPQFGIDKAGANNQVIDLSRTFFRNQPAKTNTNLDTHAAQVASVMVGNSKAVLGVAPNARLFSSAAATPQRSGQSEECLSAQHIALQNGGDVRAVNFSFGEALQQDPRPNARLDGNALLTQCIDWLSQTHNSLFIVAGNQGKGGIPIPTDNFNGMTVSFTRRVGEEYTKIDFSNIGDTHPRLLKRNDGIETSLGGRRSLSLTAPGSKINVANLKGEQTSAIGSSFAAPHVTGTVALLQEFSDRQLRQSCKGGCKLPWTLDARRHEVMKAVLMNSADKIKDKGDGRALGMTRTIVEKNNQTWIDSDAYKNPKIPLNIQMGAGQLNAFRAYQQFSAGQWTPNKPVPVIGWNYGKIEAGKAAQDYMIDRPLLQGSYVAATLAWDRLVELNDKNRNKVYDLGETFRDRGLNNLDIYLMRAEDNDIQKSIWSSVSSIDSVEHIFFPVPSNGRYKIRVVFRQKANEPIQSYALAWWTVPSQK
- a CDS encoding hybrid sensor histidine kinase/response regulator, which gives rise to MSTARVLIVEDESIIALDIQTSLQSAGYQVVSIAATSEEALDDTANFQPDLVLMDIRLHGEMDGVETAEQIRQKWRLPVVFLTAHADENTLSRAKQSQPFGYILKPFEDRELVTTIEIALSRHKAETAVRAALEKEREMSELKSRFVSVVSHEFRNPLNTILFSTELLQRYGTQLSDQKKETYLERIQGSVKRMNQLLSNVLTVGETESGKLQFSPQPINLVQFCQELVDEFHIEEKRSIQFSHRSSEPSDSLFCVDDRLLRHILTNLLSNAVKYSPKGEIVEFKLSLNHQTAIFWVQDYGIGIPSGDQADLFQSFYRASNARSIPGTGLGLSIVKQCVDLHGGTITVESEENQGTLFTVTLPLNRQSKHENNPRY